The segment AGAACCATTGACAAAATTGTCCTTGTAAATCTTCCCGTCCTGACGCAGCAGCAAAACAGAGCTTCACCACGCTTTTGCATATGCAAATGTTTCATGCAAATGTCTTTGATGGAGATATGCAAACTACTTTCCCTCTCTTTTATTGTACATGCAATCTGTAAATCTAACTTGTAGAAGCATTGTAATGTCAGAAATTTCCCTTTTGGAAATCAAAAAACTCTGATTTGTTGTTTGCGAACTTATGTGTGCATGAGTTGTCAATGTGCAGTTTTACTAACCTCATAGCAAGTGTATCAGCATGTACTTGCATTTAAAAAGCATGAATAATTATCTGAGAAATGATCTTACTCTTTGCATCTGTGCTTCTGTTTGCtttgtgatatttttctgaatttGGCAGTGTCTTATCAGTTCTTTCCTTTTGTCATTCTCAAGTCTTATACCTGTCAAACCTTTACCTCTGTGTGACCCTTGATTCAAATCCAATTATATTACAATCCGTATACTCTGAGAGCTTCACCCAAAATGTTCAACATTTCCTTACTAGTACTTTTTCTTGCAAGAGTCCTAACTGGGCtcttataaacaaatatatcaaTCTTCAAAGAttagttttgatttaagattattgaattttttaaaacattgggGAACCTCACctttaaagataaaatatggtttgtttgatttttggaggatatatttattatattcttTTGTCATTATGTGTGTGCCTCAATTGAGACactttaagggacagttcacccaaaaataaacattcgaCATGATTTGCTCATCCTCGAATCTgtattctttgttctgatgaacacaagaaagatatttggaagaatgcttgaaaccaaacagttcttggccaccattaaatgacaatggtagtcaaaagtgccccagaagtgttcgctttcctacattcttagaaatatcatcttttgtttacagcagaacaaagaaatgtataaagcaatttttcctactatggtagtcaatggtggccaagcaaggtttggttacaagcaatcTTCAatttatctttctctgtgttcatcagatcaaagacatttatacagatttggaacaatttgagggtgaggaaatcgagacagaattttccttatagggtgaactgtttctttaatgaattaaaatcattGCATTAGATGTATAAATGAGCTTAACCTATCAatctaaattacatttattgtatGTGAACCTAAGgataaattactgtatacatCTAAAGACTGATTTTAAGACTATCTGATATATACTCCATTCAAtctaaaaatgtacacaaaacccaTTATGGTTTGATTCTTACCATCTTCTGCAATGAAATGACTTGAATGAAATTGCTTGTGTTTGCTAGTGCTTTATTAAGTGTGTTCTTGTCAGACGCACAGCCAACGGACCGTGAGAGAGAAGTGTGGAACCAGGTGAACGCTGTCCTCCAGGAGTCAGAGAGCATCCTGTCCGGCCTGCAGGCCTACAAGGGTGCGGGCCAGGAAATACGAGATGTGCGTCTGCCATACCCACAAATGTTAATgtcaaatagtttattttttcaGGGTTAGTCAGATGTATTTTGAAATCATTGGTTCTCTCACTATATAAAATGGTGTGATTTGCCTGTTGTTTTAGGCAATACAGAATCCAAATGACATGCTCCATCAGGAGAGGGCATGGAACTCTGTGTGTCCCCTAGTCATCCGGCTAAAGAAGTTCTATACCTTTTCATTGAAACTAGGCAAgtacataaacatattttctcttcagtaaaaataaaaacgtgcGTCTGTATCTGATCTGATTTCTTTGCTCTTCCATGCAGAGGCGGCGCTGCAGAGCCTTTTGTTGTCTCTAACAAGTCCACCATTCACTCCCACTCAGCACCTGGAGAGAGAACAGGCCCTCGCTAAACAGTTTGCAGAAATCTTGCATTTCACCCTTCGCTTCGATGAGCTTAAGGTGCCACTGATTCAGTGCAATTCTCAATTGATTTTAGTGCATTCTTCCAAGTTATCTAAAGAAATGCATTGATTGCTAAATAGTGGTGTTTCTTTAGATGAGAATACCGGCCATTCAGAATGACTTCAGCTACTACAGAAGAACAATCAGTCGAAACAGATTAAACAACATGAATGTAAGTGTCGTGACTGTACAGTAGACAGAATGTTGCACACACTGATATTTATGTTTCTATATTtacgtgtgttttttttttcttgaataaGCTGGATATTGAAAATGAAGTCAATAATGAAATGGCAAACAGAATGTCTCTGTTTTACGCTGAGGCTACGCCCATGCTGAAGACCCTGAGCACAGCAACCACAAA is part of the Triplophysa dalaica isolate WHDGS20190420 chromosome 13, ASM1584641v1, whole genome shotgun sequence genome and harbors:
- the fam49a gene encoding CYFIP-related Rac1 interactor A isoform X1, which encodes MGNLLKVLTCTEFDQGPNFFLDFENAQPTDREREVWNQVNAVLQESESILSGLQAYKGAGQEIRDAIQNPNDMLHQERAWNSVCPLVIRLKKFYTFSLKLEAALQSLLLSLTSPPFTPTQHLEREQALAKQFAEILHFTLRFDELKMRIPAIQNDFSYYRRTISRNRLNNMNLDIENEVNNEMANRMSLFYAEATPMLKTLSTATTNFVTENKTLPLENTTDCLSTMASVCKVMLETPEYTSRFNSEDTLLFCMRVMVGVIILYDHVHPNGAFNKSSKIDMKGCIKVLKDQPADNVEGLLNALKFTTKHLNDESTPKNIRTMLQ
- the fam49a gene encoding CYFIP-related Rac1 interactor A isoform X2, which translates into the protein MGNLLKVLTREIENYPHFFLDFENAQPTDREREVWNQVNAVLQESESILSGLQAYKGAGQEIRDAIQNPNDMLHQERAWNSVCPLVIRLKKFYTFSLKLEAALQSLLLSLTSPPFTPTQHLEREQALAKQFAEILHFTLRFDELKMRIPAIQNDFSYYRRTISRNRLNNMNLDIENEVNNEMANRMSLFYAEATPMLKTLSTATTNFVTENKTLPLENTTDCLSTMASVCKVMLETPEYTSRFNSEDTLLFCMRVMVGVIILYDHVHPNGAFNKSSKIDMKGCIKVLKDQPADNVEGLLNALKFTTKHLNDESTPKNIRTMLQ